The Mesorhizobium sp. AR02 genomic interval GCCGCGCGCCTTGAGCGTTGCGAACCACGGCATCAGGCGGTCGGCGAAGGATTTGTCGTAGAAAACATCACCGGCCAGCACCACGTCCCAGCCCGCATCTGTACCGATGCAGTCGGTACCGAGGAATTCGATGCCGACGCCATTGGCCTCGCTGTTGAGGCGAATCGCGGTGGCGCAGAACGGGTCGATGTCGGCGGCGATCACTTGAGCCGCGCCGGCCTTGGCGGCGGCGATGGCGACGAGGCCGGAACCCGAGGCGAAGTCGAGCACGCGCTTGCCCCGCACCGTGTCGGGATTGTCCAGGACATAGCGGGCGAGGCCCTGGCCGCCGGCCCAGGCAAAGGCCCAGAAAGGCGGCGGCAGGCCGATCTCGACCAGCTCGTCCTCGGTCCGCTGCCAAAGATCGTGCGCTTCATCGGCTAGGCGCAGAACAATCTCTGGCACATGCGGCGGCGCCATCAGCGCCGTGTTGTCGAGGATGAATTGCTTGGCGCTGTGCGGGGTGAGCGCCGTCACGGAGCAGGCGTCAGGCCGCCCATGCGGCAGACTTCCTTCCATTCGGCCGGAGTGACCGGCTGCACGGAAAGCCGTCCGAGCCGCACCAGTGCCATTTCGGCAAGTTTTGGGTTAGCCTTGACCTGTTCCAACGTCGGCGGGTTCGGCATGTCTTTGACGGCGCGGATATCGACACATTCCCAGCGCGGATCATCCGAAGTGGTGTCGGGGTGGGCCAGCGCACAGACTTCGGCGATGCCGACGATGTTGAGCCCCTCATTGGAATGGTAGAAAAAGCCGAGATCGCCGATCTGCATGGCCTTCATATTGTTACGGGCGGCGTAGTTGCGAACGCCGTCCCATTGCGTGCCGGCCTTGCCCTTGGCCTTCAACGCCTCGAAGGAGAAAACCGAGGGTTCGGATTTGAACAGCCAGTAATTCATGTTTTCTCCTCCTTGCGATCCAGGTACGGCGACTGGAATTAACTAGCCGCCGGCTTGTTGAACGTCCAGTTCCACGGGCGGATTTCGACGCTCTCGAACAGGCCCGCCTTGGCATAGGGGTCGGCGGCCGACAAGGCCTGCGCCGCGGCCAGATCAGGCGCCTCGACGACCACGAGGCTGCCATTGGGCTTGCCGTCGGCATCGAGGAACGGACCGGCAAAGGCCAGTTTCTTCTCCGCATTCAGCCCTTCGAGAAAGGCGACATGCACGGGCCGCGTGTCGAGGCGTATCTGCAGGCTTCCCGGCTTGTCTTTGCAAACAAAAGCAAACAGCATGCTCTTCTCCTTGTCGTCAGATCAATCGTTGGTTTCGGTCTTCAACGGCCGGGTCATCAGTGCGGTCACGGCCTGGCGGATGGTGATGGTGCCGTCCAGTATGGCCGCCACGGCCGCGATGATCGGCGCGTCGATGCCGCGCTCGGCGGCGATGCGGGCGGCGATCGCCGCCGTCGGCACGCCCTCGGCCAGCGGCAGTCCGGCAAGCGCCTTGCCTTGCCCGAGCGCCAGCCCATAGGCGAAATTGCGCGATTGTGCCGATGAGCAGGTCAGCAAAAGGTCGCCAAGGCCGGAAAGGCCCATCAAGGTCTCGGGCCTGGCACCGAAGGCGGCACCGATGCGGCGCAGCTCGACGAAGCCGCGCGTCACCATGGCGGCCTGGGCGCTGGCGCCAAGCCCGGCGCCGGTGACAGCACCGGCGGCAATGGCAAAGACATTCTTCAAGGCGCCGCCGATCTCGACGCCGATCAGGTCGTCGCTCGAATAGCAGCGCAGGTTTTCCGCCGAAAAGCGGGCGGCAAGATCGGCGGCCAAGGTCTCGTCGCCGGCGGCGACCACGACCGCTGTCGGCAGGCCACGGGCAACGTCGGTGGCGAAGCTCGGGCCGGACAGCGCGGCGATCGGATTTCGCGGCAGGATCTCCTCGACGATTGCCGACAGCAAGGCGCCGGTGTCGCGCTCGATGCCCTTGGCGCAGAGAACAAGCGGGATGCCGGGAGGCATATGGTCCTTCGCCGCCGCCAGCGTTGCCCGCAAGGATTGCGCCGGCGTCACCGCCAGCACGCAATCGGCGCCGGTGAGCGCTGCCTTGATGTCGCTCGTCGCCTCGATGCCGGGCGCAATCGTGATGCCAGGCAGGTAGCGCGGGTTCTGGCCCCGGCCGATTGCGGCCACGGTTTCCGGGTCACGCGCGAACAGCCGCACCGAATGGCCGGCGCGCAGCATGGCCAGCGCCAGCGCGGTGCCCCAGGCGCCGCCACCGAGCACGGTGACGCGCCAGGCGCTTTTGCCCGGATTGTTCCTGGCTCGACCCATCATGCCTTGGCTCCGCGCCGGCCGGAGCCGACCATCGGCGCCGAGATGCTGTCGAGCGGCCAGCGCGAACGCGGTACGAAATCGAAGCCGTTCTCCTGCGCCATGCCTTCCCGCAGCCGTTCGATGCCGGCCCAGGCGATCATCGCCGCATTGTCGGTGCAAAGGTTCAGCGGCGGCGCGACGAAGGTGAAGCCGGCGTCAGTGCAGAGCTGCTCCAGCGTCGCCTTGATCGTGCGGTTGGCGGCGACGCCGCCGGCGACGACTAAAGCCGGGTTTTTCGTGCCGGGAAATGTTTGGCTGAATCGTGCCAGTGCGCGCGAGACGCGGTCGGCAAGCGCATCGGCGACCGCCGCCTGGAACGAGGCGCAGATGTCGGCGACGTCCTGGTCGCTCAGCGGCTCGATGGCTGTCGCCGCCTGGCGCACGGCGGTCTTCAGGCCAGAGAAGGAGAAGTCGGGCTGCGCCGAGCCCTTCATCGGTCGGGGAAAGGCAAAGCGCGAGGCGTCGCCTGATCGAGCCGCCTTCTCGACATTCGGTCCGCCGGGATAGGGCAGGCCGAGCATCTTGGCGGTCTTGTCGAAGGCTTCGCCGAGCGCGTCGTCGATGGTGGTGGCCCAGCGCTGATAGTCGCCGACACCGCGCACGGCGAGGATCTGAGTGTGGCCGCCGGAAACCAGCAGCAGCAAATAGGGGAAGTCGAGCCCGTCGGTCAGCCTTGCGGTCAAGGCGTGGCCTTCGAGGTGATTGATGGCGATCAGCGGCTTGCCTGCCGCCGCGGCGATCGCCTTGGCCGTCATCAGCCCGACGATCAGGCCGCCGACCAGGCCGGGGCCGGCGGTGGCGGCGATGGCATCGATATCGGCAAGGGCCGTGCCCGAATCGGCAAGCGCCGCCTCGATGATGCCGTCCAGCGCCTCGACATGGGCGCGCGCGGCGATCTCGGGCACGACACCGCCGAAGGCGGCATGCTCCTCGATCTGGGAAAGCACGACATTGGACAGGATTTTCGGCGCAGCATCGCCCTCCAGCGCCACGACGCTGGCGGCGGTCTCGTCGCAACTCGTCTCAATACCCAGAACGCGGATCAATTCGTCGCTATCCCTTAGAGATTGAATAGCAGGCCTTTCCCCATTAGGAGAAAGCCCGGCAAGGCCTCGGTTATTTTAGCCGCATTTCTGCGACGCCAAGTGGCTCCACTTGGCTGCAAAATGCTCTGCCCGGGGGTTATCATGGACCGCGCGCTATGCAAACAATCTTGAAAATCGGAACACGCGGCAGCCCGCTGGCGCTGGCGCAGGCGCATGAAACGCAGGCGCGGCTGATGGCCGCGCATGGCCTGCCGGCGGAAGCGTTCGAGGTTATCGTCATCTCGACCAGCGGCGACCGCATCCAGGACAGGCCGCTGTCGGAGGCCGGCGGCAAGGGCCTGTTCACCAAGGAGATCGAGGAAGCGCTGCTCGCCGGCGCGATCGACATCGCCGTGCACTCGTCGAAGGACATGCCGACGCAACTGCCCGAAGGCCTGGAGCTCTCCGCCTTCCTGCCGCGCGAGGACGCGCGCGACGCCTTTGTCGGCAAGGCGGTGAAGACGATCGCCGACTTGCCGCACGGGACAAAAATCGGCTCGTCGTCGCTCAGGCGGCAGGCGCTGATCCGCCGCATGCGGCCGGATCTCGACGTGGTGATGTTCCGCGGCAATGTGCAGACGCGGTTGCGCAAGCTCGACGAAGGGGTCGCCGCCGGCACCATCCTCGCCTATGCCGGGCTGAAGCGGTTGGGGCTGGAGCACGTCGCCACCGATCTGATGCCGCTCGACATTTTTCCGCCCGCACCCGGACAAGGGGCGATCGGCATCGAGACCCGGATCGGCGACCGCGATGTCGAAAAGATGCTGGTGGCCATCCACGATATGCCGACCGGACAGGCGTTGGCTTGCGAACGTGCCTTCCTGGCGGCGCTCGACGGTTCTTGCCGCACGCCGATCGCCGGCTATGCGGCGATCGAGGCCGGAAAGCTCACTTTCGCCGGCCTGATCATCTCGCCCGATGGCACGCAGTCGCACACGGTCGAACTGCAGGGGTCGGCACAGGATGCCGCCCGCATCGGTGATGAGGCCGCTCGGACGGTGCGGGCCAGGGCCGGCGAAAAATTCTTCGACGGCTGGCTCTGAACATGCTTCGCGTCCTGGTGACCAGACCGGAACCGGGCGCCTCGCGCACGGCGCGGCGGCTTCAGGACATGGGGCTCCAGCCGGTTGTTCTCCCGCTGACCGAAACTGTGGCCTTGCCTGCCGATGCCGGGCTTTTTCCAGATGACGCTGTCGCCATTGCTGTCACCAGCGCCAATGCCGTGCGCCATGCCTCAAAAGAGGTGATCGCGGCGCTTGCTGCTCTGCCTTGCCATGCCGTGGGCGCCAGGACCGCCGAAGCGGCGCGCAAAATGGGATTCTCGGCGGTCATTGAAGGTTCCGGCGATGCCGAGGCGCTGTCAGAAAGCATCGCGGCAGCTTTTCCCGGCAAGGCAATCGTCTACCTCTGCGGACGCGTGCGGTTTCCGGTGTTCGAGCAGAGGCTGCAAGCGGCTGGAGTCCAGGTCAGCGCCGTGGAGACGTATGACACGCTCCCGGTGCGGTATTCCGACGAGACCATCCTTGCACTGCTGTCCAGTCAACCGGTCGATGCGGTGCTGCTCTATTCGGCCAAGGTCGCCGCCGCCATGCAACTCATGGCCGACCGGCCGGCTCTGCAGAGGGTCTTTGAAAAGACACGTTTTTTCGCGCTTTCCGCACGCATCGCCGCTGCTCTCGACGACAGCGCCGGCAAAGCAATCCGTATTGCGGCGCAGCCCGACGAGGAGGCGCTGCTGGCGCTTTTGCGGGTGCTGCCCTGAGCCGCGTCATCACACCGCCCCTTTTCACCGCTTGGTGATGTGCTAGACCCTTTCTGAACCATCACGCGCCGGCAGGCGTTGAGACGAAGCGAAGTTTGCGGAGCCCAGGCATGGTCAAGACGCCGAAGATGCGACACTCGAAAAGCCGCCGCGAGCCGGTGACCATCGATCTCGAGCCAGGTGCCGTCTCCCGCATCGCCGACGAGGATGCCGCGAAGTCGCCAGCGGCAACCGAAGAAGCCCAGGCCGTGGAAGGTTCTCAGGCAGAGGTTCCCGAAGAGCCGGTGCATGCAGACCAGACCGATCTCGAACCCTGGGAGCATGCCGATGCCGCGACCGCCGGCTCGGCCGAGGCAGAAACGCCAGCAGAGGCGGAGGCCAAAGCCACTCAACCGGACCTGCCCTATCCCGGTTCGGATGCGTCAGCCAGTCGCGCCAAGGCCTCCGACTATAATTTCGAGGATGCATCGGCAAAGCGTACCGACGACAGCAAGGCGAAAACTCAGACACGGGGCGAAAAAATGGCGCCAACACCTGCTGCGGCAAAACGTGGTGGTCTCAACGGCATCGCCGCCGGCATCATCGGTGGTGTCATCGCGCTGGTCGGCGCCGGCGGCCTGCAATTTGCCGGTCTGCTCGGCGCGCCGGGTTCCGGCGCTGGTGTCTCGCTGGACGGCGTCAATGGCGAGATTGCTTCGCTGAAGAGCGACATCGCCGGCTTGAAGGAAACCGGCGGCAACAACGACGCAGAGGCCAAGGTGGTCGGGCTTTCCTCGGGCCTGGAGCAGGTCAAGGCCGATGTCGCGGCGCTGAAATCGGCGGTCGAACAAGGCGGCGCGGGCGACAATGCCGGGCTTGCTGCCCTGAGCGACAAGGTCAAGCAGATCGAAACCGCGGTCGCCGCCCTCGGCAAGGCCGGCAGCGCGGCACCGGTCGATCTTGGCCCGCTCAACGAAAAACTGGCCGGCCTCGATGCGCTGGTGAAATCAACAGGCGAGGCGGCGAAGGCCTGGGATGGCCGGCTCACCGCGCTGGAACAGTCTGTGTCGCAGCTTTCCGGCAAGGTCGAGGCGGCGGCAGGACAGCCGAAGATCGCGCTTGCCATCGCCGCGTCGGCTTTGAAGTCGGCGCTCGAACGCGGCGCGCCGTTCTCGGCGGAACTCGATACGCTGGCCGCGATTTCACCCAATGCGCCTGAGATCGCGACGTTGCGGCCCTATGCCGAAAAGGGCGTCCCGACCCGCACCGAGATCGCCTCGCAGATGGATGCCGCCGCCAATGCCATGGTCGCCGCCGCCACGCCGGTCGACCAGAATGCCGGCTTCCTGCAGAACCTGATGTCGAGCGCCGAATCGCTGGTCAAGGTCAGGCCGATCGGTGCGGTCGAGGGTCCCGGTGCGCCGGAAACCGTGGCGCGCATGGAAGTGGCGGTCACCCAGGGCGACTATGCCAAGGCGCTCAGCGAGTATGGCACGCTGCCCGAAGCGGTGAAGGCGGCGGGCGCCGACTTTGCCGGCAAATTGAAGGCGCGCATCGAGGTCGAAACCCAGGTCGACGCGCTGATCTCCGGCGCGATGAAGGCATGAGGGCAACACGATGATCCGCCTGCTCGCCTTCCTCATCGTCGTTTTCGCGCTCGGGCTGGGTTTTGCCTGGCTGGCCGACCGGCCGGGCGACATGGTCGTCACCTTCAACGGCTACCAGTACCAGGTCAGCCTGATGGTGGCGGCGGTTGCGGTCGTTGCCGTCGTCGCCGCCGTGATGATCCTGTGGTGGCTGATCAGGTCGCTATGGAACAGCCCCTACACCATCTCGCGCTATTTCCGCGTGCGCCGCCGCGACCGCGGCTATCAGGCACTGTCGACCGGCATGATCGCCGCCGGCGCCGGCGACGGCGCGCTGGCCCGCAAGAAGACCAAGGAAGCGGCCAAGCTGATCCGTTCCGACCAGGAACCGCTGATCCATCTTCTGGAGGCGCAGGCGTCGCTGCTCGAAGGCGACCATGAAGGCGCCAGGCAGAAATTCGAGAGCATGCTCGACGATCCCGAAATGCGGCTGCTCGGCCTGCGCGGACTCTATCTCGAAGCCGAACGGCTGGGCGACCGCAATGCCGCCAGGCACTATGCCGGCCGTGCCGCCGCCGTGGCGCCGCAACTGGCCTGGGCCGCCGAATCGACACTGGAAGAGCTGACCGCGCGTGGCGACTGGGACGGCGCGCTGAAACTGGTCGACGCGCAGAAGTCGACGCGGCAGATCGAACGCGACGCCGCCAATCGCCGCCGCGCCGTGCTGTTGACCGCCAAGGCGCAGGCGCTCGCCGGCAGCGATCCTGCCACGGCAAGGACGGCGGCGCTCGAGGCCAACAAGCTGCAGCCGGATTTCGCGCCTGCCGCCGTTGCCGCTGCCGCCGCACTGTTCAAGCAGAACGATGTGCGCAAGGGCTCGAAGATCCTCGAAGCCGCGTGGAAGGCCGAGCCGCATCCGGAGATCGCCGAGCTCTATACCCATGCAAGGCCGGGCGATGCCGTGCTCGACCGGCTCAACAGGGCGAAGAAGCTGCAGGAAATGAAGAAGAACCACGCCGAGTCGTCGATGACGGTGGCGCGTGCCGCACTCGACGCGCAGGATTTCGCCACCGCTCGCCGCGAGGCCGAGGCTGCGATCCGGATGGACCGCCGCGAGGGTGCCTATCTGCTTCTGGCCGATATCGAGGAGGCCGAGACCGGCGACCAGGGCAAGGTGCGGCAGCTGCTGTCCAAGGCGGTGCGGGCGCCGCGCGATCCGGCCTGGGTCGCCGACGGCGTCGTGTCGGAGCGCTGGGCGCCGGTATCGCCGGTCACCGGCCGGCTCGACGCCTTCGAGTGGCGCGCGCCGATGGAGCGGCTTGGCCAGTTGATCGACAGCCGTGACGATGCGCCGGACGTCGCAGTTGTAGCTATCGAAGCGCCGGCCCCGCCGGTGTCGGAAAAGCCGATCGACGTCGTCGATCATGCTGTCCAGGGCAGCGAGGCAACGGGCAAGGGAACCGATAGAAACGAAGACCACGTCACGCCGGTCACGGCCGCTGCCTTCGCGGCGGTGCCGGCCGAGGCAGAGGCCGTCGAGCCGGCGGAAGAACTGGCGCGCTTGCCGGACGACCCGGGCGTCGATCCTGACGAGGAAGCAGAAAAGTCGCCACGCCGGTTCCGGCTGTTTTGATTTTGGCCATTGGGTGATTGACTTGGCCTGTGGGCCGTTGGGGAATGGATTGATGTTCGAACGCGTTCTGTCGTTTCTCAGGGATTTGCCGGCCG includes:
- a CDS encoding class I SAM-dependent methyltransferase, coding for MEGSLPHGRPDACSVTALTPHSAKQFILDNTALMAPPHVPEIVLRLADEAHDLWQRTEDELVEIGLPPPFWAFAWAGGQGLARYVLDNPDTVRGKRVLDFASGSGLVAIAAAKAGAAQVIAADIDPFCATAIRLNSEANGVGIEFLGTDCIGTDAGWDVVLAGDVFYDKSFADRLMPWFATLKARGAEIFVGDPGRSYMPKTGLEPLAVYEVDVTRALEDSLVKRTTVWRFA
- a CDS encoding EVE domain-containing protein → MNYWLFKSEPSVFSFEALKAKGKAGTQWDGVRNYAARNNMKAMQIGDLGFFYHSNEGLNIVGIAEVCALAHPDTTSDDPRWECVDIRAVKDMPNPPTLEQVKANPKLAEMALVRLGRLSVQPVTPAEWKEVCRMGGLTPAP
- a CDS encoding YciI-like protein, yielding MLFAFVCKDKPGSLQIRLDTRPVHVAFLEGLNAEKKLAFAGPFLDADGKPNGSLVVVEAPDLAAAQALSAADPYAKAGLFESVEIRPWNWTFNKPAAS
- a CDS encoding NAD(P)H-dependent glycerol-3-phosphate dehydrogenase; amino-acid sequence: MMGRARNNPGKSAWRVTVLGGGAWGTALALAMLRAGHSVRLFARDPETVAAIGRGQNPRYLPGITIAPGIEATSDIKAALTGADCVLAVTPAQSLRATLAAAKDHMPPGIPLVLCAKGIERDTGALLSAIVEEILPRNPIAALSGPSFATDVARGLPTAVVVAAGDETLAADLAARFSAENLRCYSSDDLIGVEIGGALKNVFAIAAGAVTGAGLGASAQAAMVTRGFVELRRIGAAFGARPETLMGLSGLGDLLLTCSSAQSRNFAYGLALGQGKALAGLPLAEGVPTAAIAARIAAERGIDAPIIAAVAAILDGTITIRQAVTALMTRPLKTETND
- the tsaD gene encoding tRNA (adenosine(37)-N6)-threonylcarbamoyltransferase complex transferase subunit TsaD, with protein sequence MIRVLGIETSCDETAASVVALEGDAAPKILSNVVLSQIEEHAAFGGVVPEIAARAHVEALDGIIEAALADSGTALADIDAIAATAGPGLVGGLIVGLMTAKAIAAAAGKPLIAINHLEGHALTARLTDGLDFPYLLLLVSGGHTQILAVRGVGDYQRWATTIDDALGEAFDKTAKMLGLPYPGGPNVEKAARSGDASRFAFPRPMKGSAQPDFSFSGLKTAVRQAATAIEPLSDQDVADICASFQAAVADALADRVSRALARFSQTFPGTKNPALVVAGGVAANRTIKATLEQLCTDAGFTFVAPPLNLCTDNAAMIAWAGIERLREGMAQENGFDFVPRSRWPLDSISAPMVGSGRRGAKA
- the hemC gene encoding hydroxymethylbilane synthase; its protein translation is MQTILKIGTRGSPLALAQAHETQARLMAAHGLPAEAFEVIVISTSGDRIQDRPLSEAGGKGLFTKEIEEALLAGAIDIAVHSSKDMPTQLPEGLELSAFLPREDARDAFVGKAVKTIADLPHGTKIGSSSLRRQALIRRMRPDLDVVMFRGNVQTRLRKLDEGVAAGTILAYAGLKRLGLEHVATDLMPLDIFPPAPGQGAIGIETRIGDRDVEKMLVAIHDMPTGQALACERAFLAALDGSCRTPIAGYAAIEAGKLTFAGLIISPDGTQSHTVELQGSAQDAARIGDEAARTVRARAGEKFFDGWL
- a CDS encoding uroporphyrinogen-III synthase, whose product is MLRVLVTRPEPGASRTARRLQDMGLQPVVLPLTETVALPADAGLFPDDAVAIAVTSANAVRHASKEVIAALAALPCHAVGARTAEAARKMGFSAVIEGSGDAEALSESIAAAFPGKAIVYLCGRVRFPVFEQRLQAAGVQVSAVETYDTLPVRYSDETILALLSSQPVDAVLLYSAKVAAAMQLMADRPALQRVFEKTRFFALSARIAAALDDSAGKAIRIAAQPDEEALLALLRVLP
- a CDS encoding COG4223 family protein — translated: MVKTPKMRHSKSRREPVTIDLEPGAVSRIADEDAAKSPAATEEAQAVEGSQAEVPEEPVHADQTDLEPWEHADAATAGSAEAETPAEAEAKATQPDLPYPGSDASASRAKASDYNFEDASAKRTDDSKAKTQTRGEKMAPTPAAAKRGGLNGIAAGIIGGVIALVGAGGLQFAGLLGAPGSGAGVSLDGVNGEIASLKSDIAGLKETGGNNDAEAKVVGLSSGLEQVKADVAALKSAVEQGGAGDNAGLAALSDKVKQIETAVAALGKAGSAAPVDLGPLNEKLAGLDALVKSTGEAAKAWDGRLTALEQSVSQLSGKVEAAAGQPKIALAIAASALKSALERGAPFSAELDTLAAISPNAPEIATLRPYAEKGVPTRTEIASQMDAAANAMVAAATPVDQNAGFLQNLMSSAESLVKVRPIGAVEGPGAPETVARMEVAVTQGDYAKALSEYGTLPEAVKAAGADFAGKLKARIEVETQVDALISGAMKA
- a CDS encoding heme biosynthesis protein HemY, with amino-acid sequence MIRLLAFLIVVFALGLGFAWLADRPGDMVVTFNGYQYQVSLMVAAVAVVAVVAAVMILWWLIRSLWNSPYTISRYFRVRRRDRGYQALSTGMIAAGAGDGALARKKTKEAAKLIRSDQEPLIHLLEAQASLLEGDHEGARQKFESMLDDPEMRLLGLRGLYLEAERLGDRNAARHYAGRAAAVAPQLAWAAESTLEELTARGDWDGALKLVDAQKSTRQIERDAANRRRAVLLTAKAQALAGSDPATARTAALEANKLQPDFAPAAVAAAAALFKQNDVRKGSKILEAAWKAEPHPEIAELYTHARPGDAVLDRLNRAKKLQEMKKNHAESSMTVARAALDAQDFATARREAEAAIRMDRREGAYLLLADIEEAETGDQGKVRQLLSKAVRAPRDPAWVADGVVSERWAPVSPVTGRLDAFEWRAPMERLGQLIDSRDDAPDVAVVAIEAPAPPVSEKPIDVVDHAVQGSEATGKGTDRNEDHVTPVTAAAFAAVPAEAEAVEPAEELARLPDDPGVDPDEEAEKSPRRFRLF